Proteins from one Diprion similis isolate iyDipSimi1 chromosome 3, iyDipSimi1.1, whole genome shotgun sequence genomic window:
- the LOC124404951 gene encoding guanine nucleotide-releasing factor 2 isoform X6, producing MASTPKSEKYGEVEERHSGKARGGKLARRARSFKEDFLEKLSHMRSPGGSSGSGGGAPGGGSRTGTRAASPSSPRTSRDKNAGGDPLEKNPLHDLHNHVRQVQLALLHFRDVVSKNKLEMLPGNGTIVLETVTTIHTVLKSYLLYENSSTLGSATNQVYQALAQLLKLCDDVLLHGDQSSALDSDNVTHVISLVEEAVKNLVSLAQEKIFNRQKPAPITTNNRYRTSGFGSELMPQRNSLPDIPLTPRERQILEQTATANTLVRSSHSSESILRDSSPPPKPPLPDRTNVSASEENSSTGPPPPLPPKKRTRAQQLLDESETLLASSLDRVSLRSRSPEDSSSLLSASAGSLDSALNHSRDEDEIRAIMGPNDESLNDSMDLSLMATIQGMQVNGNTSCGCWDNSEPNLPSTMLLGQQTPQDILHPFTGIEGKMERLSTQTQESGFASMHSQRSSSQSYTTASSMTSKRSSQQSSISFNSQSFSSQQQSFSQQKISADSNGSVFSQRTITSSRSTHCTTNISGNGDAALLEKLELDGTSRPDMNGIPPALPEKRLRRRKERQPSQYDNVPENEHLSTCSLHTTNSDSPDTNKPPPLPLKKRHMFQSVAYSVMAYMEMFGNCAHSNNDFISGLGTRHSVAAYNSMQAEWQQHEMSLTTTQSCSFVAHSTTSTHDATSISVTVPPLIEDVMNNYSLPPALPPKRCRSIKSNNVTPPPVSPKPVVSMQNSFSTDIATVPIKSAELVVPSAKTEPNPSSPSVTMLVNNVPPEITLPASRPTSNALSTVSVGENGMNALDLLDVDQDESILEELDISKYLVLKKPEEDGPDIRGGHPDALIIHATKANKNDEKESDLSKYSTLCADFLYQEAFLTTYRTFLSPLELIQKLHRRHQRFSCFPDVLKQRAAKEAFSLLVRVVSDLTISDLDDVLLQTLMEFVQQLVCSGDLTMAKALRVKILEKHLRKRLQATQPILSSLSVSTRQSSLLDFKSEQIAEQMTLLDAELFINIEIPEVLIWAQEQNEERSPNLTRFTEHFNKMSYWARSRILEQNEPKDREKYVVKFIKIMKHLRKINNFNSYLALLSALDSAPIRRLEWQKHITEGLKEYCALIDSSSSFRAYRQALAETQPPCIPYIGLVLQDLTFVHIGNSDLLPDGTINFSKRWQQFNIVENMKRFKKGMYTFKKHERIIAFFNNFDDFLCEDSMWQISESIKPRGGKKTHSQN from the exons AAGTCGAGGAAAGGCACAGCGGGAAGGCTCGGGGCGGTAAATTGGCACGACGAGCGCGATCCTTCAAGGAGGACTTCCTGGAGAAATTGTCCCACATGCGCTCTCCCGGCGGAAGTAGCGGCAGCGGGGGCGGGGCTCCAGGAGGCGGCAGCAGGACCGGGACTCGCGCCGCCTCGCCTTCGTCCCCCAGGACGTCCCGGGACAAAAACGCCGGCGGAGATCCTCTGGAGAAGAACCCGCTCCACGACCTGCACAACCATGTCCGACAAGTTCAGCTAGCGCTGTTGCACTTCCGAGACGTCGTCTCGAAGAACAAGCTCGAGATGCTTCCAGGGAACGGCACGATCGTCCTGGAAACTGTCACGACGATACACACTGTCTTGAAATCCTATCTGCTCTACGAGAACAG TTCTACCTTGGGATCGGCTACGAATCAAGTTTACCAAGCATTGGCGCAGCTGTTGAAGCTGTGCGACGACGTCTTGCTTCACGGTGACCAGTCTTCGGCTCTGGATAGCGACAACGTAACCCATGTGATCAGCCTGGTAGAAGAAGCTGTCAAGAATCTGGTCAGTCTGGCTCAGGAGAAGATATTCAACAGGCAGAAGCCTGCGCCGATAACGACGAATAACAGGTACAG AACTTCTGGATTTGGATCGGAACTCATGCCACAACGAAACTCTTTACCCGACATTCCACTCACTCCGAGAGAAAGACAGATTCTGGAGCAGACTGCAACCGCCAACACTTTGGTTCGCAGTTCGCACAGTTCCGAATCCATACTCAGGGACTCCAGTCCGCCGCCTAAACCACCGCTGCCGGATAG GACCAACGTATCCGCTTCCGAAGAAAACAGTTCCACTGGACCACCACCGCCACTTCCGCCGAAGAAAAGAACTCGAGCTCAGCAGCTGCTCGATGAGTCGGAAACACTTCTTGCGTCTAGTTTAGACAGGGTTTCCCTCCGGAGTCGGTCGCCAGAAGACTCGTCCTCGCTCCTGAGCGCTTCGGCTGGGAGTCTCGATTCCGCCTTGAATCACTCACGGGATGAAGATGAAATCCGCGCCATCATGGGTCCCAATGATGAGTCTCTTAATGACAGTATGGATCTCAGTCTGATGGCTACAATTCAAG GCATGCAGGTGAACGGTAACACAAGCTGTGGATGCTGGGACAATTCAGAACCAAATCTTCCTAGCACGATGCTGCTTGGTCAGCAAACTCCACAGGATATTCTCCACCCTTTTACCG gtATAGAGGGCAAAATGGAACGACTATCAACGCAGACTCAAGAGTCTGGTTTTGCATCAATGCACTCGCAGCGTAGTTCGTCTCAGAGCTACACGACTGCATCCAGCATGACTTCGAAAAGGTCTTCACAGCAAAGTAGCATAAGTTTTAATTCACAATCATTCAGTTCTCAACAACAATCGTTTTCCCAACAAAAAATATCTGCGGATAGTAACGGATCGGTTTTCTCTCAAAGGACAATCACAAGCTCAAGAAGCACCCATTGCACCACAAACATCAGCGGCAATGGGGATGCAGCCTTGCTTGAAAAACTG GAACTTGACGGCACCAGCAGACCTGATATGAACGGTATACCACCAGCCCTTCCAGAAAAGAGATTGAGGCGTCGTAAGGAACGGCAGCCTTCGCAGTATGACAATGTACCTGAGAACGAACATTTGTCAACGTGCAGTTTGCACACGACCAACAGCGACAGTCCAGACACAAACAAACCTCCGCCATTGCCTCTGAAGAAACGGCACA TGTTCCAATCAGTGGCATATTCCG TTATGGCTTATATGGAGATGTTTGGGAACTGCGCCCACAGCAACAACGACTTCATATCTGGATTGGGAACACGACATTCGGTAGCCGCTTACAATTCCATGCAAGCCGAATGGCAGCAGCATGAAATGTCGCTTACCACGACGCAGTCTTGTTCTTTTGTTGCGCATTCAACCACGAGCACTCACGACGCCACAAG CATTTCGGTAACCGTACCTCCGCTAATAGAGGATGTGATGAATAATTATAGTCTACCGCCAGCCTTGCCGCCGAAAAGGTGCCGGTCTATCAAATCGAACAACGTTACCCCTCCTCCAGTGTCGCCAAAGCCGGTTGTCAGTATGCAAAATAGCTTTTCTACCGACATAGCTACTGTACCAATAAAATCTGCCGAACTGGTCGTGCCCAGTGCAAAGACAGAACCGAATCCTTCGTCTCCAAGTGTAACAATGCTG GTCAATAACGTGCCACCGGAAATCACATTGCCGGCTTCACGACCAACTAGCAATGCTCTATCAACAGTTTCTGTTGGTGAGAATGGGATGAATGCCCTGGACCTGTTGGATGTAGATCAAGATGAAAGTATTTTGGAAGAGTTGGACATAAGCAAATATTTGGTATTGAAAAAGCCGGAGGAAGACGGACCTGACATACGTGGTGGACATCCCGACGCTCTGATCATACATGCCACTAAAGCCAACAAAAACG ACGAAAAGGAATCAG aTTTGTCAAAATACTCAACTTTGTGTGCAGATTTCCTGTACCAGGAAGCATTCTTAACTACGTACAGAACATTTCTGTCGCCGCTCGAGTTGATCCAGAAGTTGCATAGAAGACATCAACGATTTTCCTGTTTTCCGGATGTGTTAAAGCAGCGAGCAGCTAAAGAGGCGTTCTCTCTGCTGGTCAGAGTTGTTAGCGATTTAAC GATATCGGATCTGGATGACGTGCTCCTCCAAACGCTGATGGAGTTCGTGCAGCAACTGGTTTGCAGCGGGGATCTGACGATGGCCAAGGCTCTGAGAGttaaaatattggaaaaacaCCTGAGGAAGCGGCTGCAAGCAACTCAGCCGATACTATCGTCCCTGAGTGTTTCAACGAGACAATCCTCCCTGCTGGATTTCAAAAGCGAACAGATCGCTGAGCAGATGACACTCCTTGATGCAGAACTTTTCATCAACATCGAGATACCAGAAGTGCTGATCTGGGCACAGGAGCAAAACGAGGAGAGAAGTCCAAACCTGACGAGGTTCACGGAGCACTTTAACAAAATGTCGTATTGGGCCAGATCCCGAATATTGGAGCAGAACGAGCCAAAGGATAGAGAGAAATACGTCGTCAAGTTTATAAAGATAATGAAACACCTCAGGAAAATCAACAATTTTAATAGTTACCTCGCGCTCTTGTCAGCACTGGATAGCGCGCCAATCAGGAGGCTCGAATGGCAAAAGCACATTACCGAAGGCCTCAAGGAATATTGCGCTTTAATCGACAGTTCAAGCAGCTTTCGAGCCTACAGACAAGCCTTGGCTGAGACTCAGCCACCATGCATTCCTTACAT AGGACTCGTTCTGCAAGACTTAACATTCGTGCACATCGGAAACAGCGACTTGTTACCTGACGGCacgattaatttttccaaacgGTGGCAGCAATTCAACATTGTCGAGAATATGAAGAGGTTCAAGAAAGG GATGTATACCTTTAAAAAGCATGAACGTATAATAGCGTTCTTCAACAACTTCGATGACTTCCTCTGTGAGGACTCTATGTGGCAGATCTCTGAGAGCATCAAGCCCCGGGGGGGTAAGAAGACTCATTCGCAAAACTAG